The sequence ACTGCTAATTTAGTTTCCCATGCTATGAAATGCCCAAAGGCATAGGAGTTCATAGTAGATCAAACATCATTAATGATTTGAAAGATTCCAGATTACTGGTTACAAAATAACTTTCAGTGCTTTGTGTATCCTTCTAATGCACCACTGAAAACTGCAGTGTATCAGTGCGTTGTTGCccctatttttctgttttcttaaaaggaaattttaatgaaaagacaaaattaaatctTACACTGAAAATTGTatttcaaaggatatttaaaaagttCAATCATCAGAGAGAAGTTGATTTCATCAGATATTACCTTCTGCTAAAGCAATATAAGGCTTTTCAAATGAGATTCATGGTCTTTCAaaagaacacattaaaaagaaCCCATGATGATTGGTTTTAAGTGTGAAATGAGGTGAAAGTATCTCTTTATGTAATAAACTAAAACACAATTCTTTACCTCTGTGAAGAAGTCCTGAACTCTTCTTTtcaaacagtttttgttttgttacttttgtcactaaaagaaaaaaattccgtATTAAGAATTAACATGGAATATGAATAATTTCTCATTACTTGTAAGAAAAAACTTTACggcaaaaataattcaaagtaatacatatttataggtatcaagtataaaatacaatactttattatatcttatttttaaaatgagcattacATTAAAAAAGCCTACTACCAGTTTCCAAAATACATTCTTTTCCTTCACATTCAAGAGAATCCCCAAAATAACATACCATGGTAAAAGATATGTGGCTTCTTATTTAAAGAAGGCAATAGCATTTTTATCACATGTCCAGTAGTGGTATATATAAAGATGTCTAtcaaatttaaatgagaaaaattatagtttatctttaaaattactgTCATTGAAAACTCATAAATTCTTCTTACTCAGTTCTTtggttttctgtatttctcttttcaagAAACATGATGTATAGGAGATACCAATGAGATTTTCAAGCTCTCTACTGCCCTCCAAAGCCTAAAAGAAAGCCATTTTAAATGAGTTAAGTAAATTCTCTACACATATAAGACTATTGACAAATCCAGAGAAAATGCAGTAtacattgttttcttcatttgaaaaatttactCTATGTTaggaaatttaactttttctggTAGGTCAACTATCATAAGCCCTAAAATGCctgaataaaaacaatttattattaacCAACTAGAGTAAACATAATCTACAAAtttacttaaatgtaaaaaagtcagatattactaaaatattaaagtaatgttcttataagaaaaaaattcccatgaaaagtaaattaaacatATTCCTTATAAATGCTTTCCTGGATTAGATTCTCTAATCGGAGGCGTTTTTCCTATTATCCTTTTCAAATGAGGTAGTAGAAGTATGAAAAACTATGTGAAAAGAAGACAAACCTGTATACTGCTTAAATTTTGCATTATCTCCATGATTTCTTCCGATGATTTCTCAACTTTAGATAGCAACATCATGAATctaggaatgaagaaaaaaatatttaccaagagTATTTAAACACAGCAAGTCATTTTCAGagctttaattctttttaaaataacttagatTCAGTTTTCTAAtcctttctttacatttttcaaaatggtaaaagaTATAAATGCCCctccttcattctttcattcctttataAGCACAATATATATTATCAACTATTCTCTTTCAGAGTGTCACTTCCTCTCATTCTCACTCAACCACTCCTTTCTCCACAATGCCACCTTGAGAACATGAATACACCGCTGTTCTCTTCTTTACCTTGATCTGAGTCTATGAATCAGTATCATGCAgtgacttttttaaataaaaagtaagttttattactttaataTACTTCAATATGAAAAAAGGTATGAGGGcaatcttttaaatttgaaagtagacaaaggaaaggaagaaaacttcaCTTGAAATTCTACCTTTGGAACGTATCTCCAGCTAGCATTTTGGAAAAATTCTTGTaggtttttaaaagcaattttataactttatatcATGCTTTCTTTACTTAATATAACATCACACACATTTTGGAGGCCACACAGTCCATACATCTGTAATTTTAATGGCTGCAAAATACTCTATCTAGTAAACCTTCCAAAGATGGTTTAACCATTCCCTTATTGTTgtaattttagtttcttttccaattttaagaTCCCACAGCTGTACATGATAATCTATATCAACAACAgtctaaaagaaatataatgcaagtcacatgtgtaatttaaaattttctaccaGCCACATTAAAaggagtaaaaagaaacaggtaagcttaattttaataatatattttctttaacccaatatatctaaaGTATTACCACtgcaacatgtaatcaatataaaaaatattgagatattttatactctttttcaAATCCCATGTGTGCTTTACAACACATCTCATtccagactagccacatttcaagtgctcattaGCCACATGTTGGCTAGTGACTGTTTCAGATAGCACAAATCCATACTATCAATTTTATGAGAGAAAccaaaaattctatttaaatgtttttcaagaTCACATCAGTGTTAAACATTAATTTCTGTGCTATTAAAAACAGgacaaatatgacaaaatgttaaaattttcatacataatatatatgtacagtATGTTTCATCtaagtaaaaattatatctaaGTATGCAAATAAGAAATAGAGACTTGACAGCATTAtgcaaaaatcaaaaattaagaGAGGACAGTagaattatgggtgatttttttctttaaaaatttactttattattgTGTATTTTCAATTAAAAGTCATCTGTCTGAGGCCCCAACTGCTTAACAGTGGAACCTCAGGATTGAGAGATGGTGACATAAAGGGATTCCTGCCCCTCCCATTGGGCTCCAAAAGCCTGCAGGAATAAAAGGATGTAAGTGACCCTCACCCAAGCTGGGACCCTCTACCTTCTACATGATGCCAAACCCTATTAAGTGCCATAGGGTGCAAGGTGGAGGCAAACAAGCTATTAATACTTTGCTGGGAGCGTCTTACCTTGCATCTTCCATTCCTTTCCTGGGAGGAATGGAGTACAAGAGTATTTCCAAACTGTCTTACATCTTAAAGAGCTGATAATACTCCCTTTGACCTTCAGGGAATTATGTGGGAAAGGCTGGGTCCCGTAGGGCTGCCATCTTGAATAATTCCAATGGGCATTTACATAGAATAAGATGTGAATGGTACCCCCAGGAGTTGTGCAGTGTAGTATCCCTAAAGGACCTACTAGCAGCTCTCCCAAATTAAGAAAGTTACGGAGGAGCTCAGCTAAGCAAAAGGTCTTTACAACCTTGGAGAGTTGTATGGACTAAGTATCAATTATCTGGGGAAGTTGTTTTCAAGACATCCTTGACATGCCTAAGCTGCTTTTTCAGGGACATTTTTTCTCCACTGCAGGATCAAGCAGACTAATGGACACACCATTGCTCTTgtcatttttaattcctttcctctcctcctcttctataTTCTCCTTCCTAAAGGAAATCAACTCTTTCAGCCACCTTGATAGCAACTAAATTCCATGAATCGTTTTGTAACTGTCATACAACTGTTAAATCCTGAGAAATTCAGGAGGTGTGTTCTTTTCCACATCTTCTGATTCATTGGAGAAGCCTTTATAATCTTTGGAGATAAACTATTTGCTGAGCAGATTTTAGGGGAAATATGGCTGCCACTTTCTTCATTCTAGACAAAGTGGCCCTTCTTATAAACATACTTAATCCCACTTATGCTGGAAAGTAAATTTTCGCTGCTACTGAGAGCCTCTTTCTACATTTTCAATGCATGGTTCAAATTCTACTTTGCAGCCCTAAGACAGCACTATTATTTGCTTAGTCTTTAATATCATCTTGATGTTCCTTcactaatttatttatatctgaaAACCAATaacctttcatttctcttaagctGCCTTCAGAATATATTTCTCAAGTTCATTATGgtataaaatttcaaagtttttgttGCTCTCCCTTTCAAGTTGGTCAGTAGAAGTATCATCAGTGGGTGCCATTCATATCTTACAGAATACAGTTCCTTTCTTAAACAGATttgcctctggctagactaaatTGGATCAAATCCTTTATCTTATAATGGCCTTTTGAATCATCCAGATGTTGATGGGGCTACCGCATCTAGATTTAGAGTGACTACTACCAGTTTCATGGCATTCTTACAAGATTCGATCAAACCCTGTATTATGATCAAAGACTATTGTAGCACAACTTGAGAAATATGAAATCTTGGTCCTCATTGAATTAACATTCTCCTTGTTTATGGCTAGAGTAAAAATCTAGCAGCTTTGTTTTTTAGCATCTTAAGTTTTTCCATTAAGAAAGCCTTATGTCAAAAATTCAGGATTTTCAGTGCATTTTTCTAATTTGCTTAGAAGAGTCTCATTGTGAAACTGAGTTTTCTCATATTCCTCAAAGAGAAAGTCTTTATTACTCTGAAGACCAACTGAAATTAGATGCTGCAGCCAAATAAAATCTAGGGGAAGCATTGGATATATCCATTAATTATGCTTTTAATTCCCTCTATATTAATTTCTTCAGTCTCAAGAAAGTCATGTATAACTTGGCTATCAAAACTATCATTCTGCTCCAGTTCTAGGTTTTTCCTATCTTGACCACTTtcaattattttccattcttaGCTTCAAATTTAGTTTCATCATCTTCCCTTTCTCTATAAAGTTCCTCAGATATATTCTGAGGAGAGAactaaaagaacaaagagaaatgtcGTTACATTGGTGCTTCTAATTAAGATTTCTTGATGCAGGTTTTTAGCAAGCATTAACTCAGAGGCTGCTCAGAGCCATCCTTGATGTAGAAGAAAGGGAAGCAAAGGAGAAGAGTAGATGAAAAAGGAGCCCAGTGATTTTTCAGAGATTCTTAGCATGTAAGCCATGGTACCTACTGTACTAACAGCGTAGGAACTGTGGATATAGTAAAGAGGTGAAATCTTGAAAAGCCATGATAATGGCCTCTAATGATcctgatttctctcctttttgtaACTTCCAATTGTTTGACATATGTTTTCCTCATTagactgtaagttccatgagggcaggcaAGTTCCATGAACACCAGTATCTTCTTTACTGTTACAACTCATGTTATCTAACATGGTGTCTGTAGTATGATAGGTACCCAATAAATACTTGATGGAtcaatgaactaaataaaaaagaCCTGGTCCGGTAACTATCCATCCctaaattcaaatgaaatatgcacatcttttagttttctctttcttttacttctttcctaTCACAGACTTCACGATTCATCAATTCATTTACATTGTTGAGAAAGTTAATTACCTCAGCCCCTTAACCTTCTGCCACATGTATGTTTTTCTGATGTGTAACCGTGAATTTCACTATCTGTCGTTTTTGCTCCTGGCTTAAGCTGTGAGtactatagaaaaaaatcttacagtAGTACTGATAGTCAATATTAGAAGTATGTGATTTTACTAAGCCCCCAATACTGTTTAACTCTCCTTTTACttgttaattcaacaaatattctttctttcacaAATTAGTTCTCAAAATCATGGTCTAACCCAATCTTTACTTCTTCCATATTGAAATTAAACTCTTATATTTAGATTTCTGCCTTGCCATTCTACTAATACATACTCTAAAAAACTCTTAATTCATTCCATTACTAAAAGCTGTTATCTGAGTAGCACTGTACGGcagaagggcatgcttgtagccctagcttgggcgaggcaaaggcattatatgtaaccagaatgtttgtacccccgtcatattctgaaataaaaacaaaaaataaaactgttacctGAAAGTTACTACCTCTAAGAAATTATACTTTCATAAACTCTCAAGTCTTGAGAGTTACATCTACACAACAGAGATGTGAAATCCTcagatttttctttatccttacAATACTATGATTCATACAGAAAAAGGTAAATAGGTCACTCAATTACTTTGGATGATAGTTGGATTATGATAACAATGAATATACTGCTAACATTTTTGAGTGCTTTCTAAGTTCAAGGCACCATATTTGTTACTTTACAAGCtatatcatatttaattttcaaaactc is a genomic window of Eulemur rufifrons isolate Redbay chromosome 8, OSU_ERuf_1, whole genome shotgun sequence containing:
- the ITGB3BP gene encoding centromere protein R isoform X4, coding for MSPFPSPTSSEEQEHRNGPSSNGKTKKLNPLSLTERKESTVEDNDEFMMLLSKVEKSSEEIMEIMQNLSSIQALEGSRELENLIGISYTSCFLKREIQKTKELMTKVTKQKLFEKKSSGLLHRASCRLDSYEFLKAILN